GGGCTCTCGCCGGAAGAATATCGCCTTAAATTTCTGAAAGAAGCATTTGAAGCAGAAGCCGACGCGCACGGCTGCGATTGCTGGGACTTCATCCTGCAGTGGGTGGCCGAAACCAAGGAAGAACTTGAGTTGATGCGCGAAGAACGCATGAAAGAGATTTATGGCTCTTCGCATTTAAGGGTGTAGAAAAAATCTGACCGGCTGGAAAAGGAGTCGAGGATCTTAGAAAATGTAAGCTCTCACACCAACAAAAACTAAGCCCCCGACGTGAACAATCTTACCTTTTCTAGCCCTGATCTTTCCAGCTTTTGCCAACTGAATAACCTCGGCCTGACTGCCACTGGACAACATCTTTGTGCAGAGCGCGCCGTCATCGAATGTCGTTTAACCAAAGCACCCGAGCCATGCCCCAAGTGCGGGGCTGCTGGTGTTTCACGCGGTACTGTCGATAGGCATCTTGCTCACACACCTTACGGACAACGACCAACCAGATTGCTGCTGCGTATCCGTCGCTGGCGTTGTGCTTGCGGCTGTTTCTGGCATGAAGATACAAACAGTGCAGCACCTCCACGTTCAAAGCTTTCATATGGGGCGATACGCTGGGCATTAGCTGCCATCGTGCTGGATCATCTGTCGGTATCTCGTGTTGCGAGCCAGCTTGATGTTGCATGGCACACCGCTAATAATGCCATTATCAACGAAGGACGGCGCCTGCTTTTTAATGACTCGACACGTTTTGACGGTGTGACCGTGCTGGGCGTGGATGAGCATGTTTGGCGACATACACGCTGTGGTGACAAGTACGTCACCATCGTGGTTGACCTTACGCCCGTGCGTAACAAAAACGGGCCGGCCCGCTTGCTCGATGTGCTGGAAGGCCGCTCCAAACAAGCCTTTAAGCAATGGCTACAGAGTCGCCCCAAATCGTGGCGTGACCAGATCGAAAGCATTGCCATGGACGGTTTTACGGGGTTTAAATCTGCAGCGCAAGAAGCCCTGCCTCAAGCCCAAACCGTGCTGGATCCTTTCCATGTCGTGCGCTGGGCAAGCAACATGCTGGATGAATGCCGCCGGCGTGTGCAACACGACATCCTGGGCCGCAGAGGGCGTAAAAATGACCCGCTCTACAAAAGCCGTCGAACGCTACTGACTCGGATCAGCTACCTGTCTGACGCCAACAAAAAGCAACTGTTCCAGCTGTTTGCAGATGAGCACCACCTCGAAGTGGATTGCACCTGGAGCATGTACCAACGGGTGGTCAGCGCCTACAACGAGCCGGATCGAAAACGTGGTAAAAAACTCATGGAAGAGGTCATAAATATCATTACAGCCAGCGACTTGCCCAAAGCGCTCATCGAGGTGAAAGGCTTGGGGGAAACGCTGAAAAAATACGCTGAGAGCATCCTTGCCTACTTCGACCGGCCAGGAACCAGCAACGGTCCAACAGAAGCTATCAACGGGCGACTTGAGCACTTACGAGGTACCGCCTTGGGCTTTAGAAATTTAACCAATTACATAGCCAGGTGCTTGCTGAAGTCAGGAGGGTTTAGAAATCAGCTACACCCTTAAATGCGAAGAGCCAGATTTATGACTTTCTGGACAATTAACAAGTGTTACAACTTACGTAGTCTATAAAAGCCGTCAGCTTCAAGATGAAAGACTAACTTCATCGGCGGGAGTATTGCCCAACACCCCCGCCTTCGTCTCTATTTAAACCGTCGCATAACAATCCACTACACGCCGATACTGGCTGGGAGAAGCTCCGATGTGCTGGCGGAAAAACCGTGTGAAATGACCTTGCTCGGAGAACCCGAGGTTCTCCGACAACAGGCCCAACGTTCCACTGCGCTCACGCTCCAGCCAGGTAAAAGCCCGGCGCATGCGCGCGTCGTTCAGCAGCAAGGTCGGGGTCATGCCGGTATCTTTCTTGAACAGCGCAAAGAAGTGCGCCCGAGACAGTCCACAAGCCCGCGCGGCGTTGTCGATCGGGGTCGGATCATCGAGGTGCTCAAGCAACCAGGCGGTGCCACGGCGCACGCGCGCGTCCCGGAACTCACCTGAGTTCGGCGCACCCAGTAGCGACAAATGCCGCCAGCTGGAAAAGTCCTCGATCAGCTCGATCAGGAAGTCGAACAGCATGAATTCCATGCGCTCTTTCGGCACGATCCCGCAGCCATGCGCTTCGGCGACCAGGATGTCGGCCAAGGTGCGATTACGACTCGACAGCTCGATGCACGACTGGGCAAAAAAGTCCGGCCGACCGCTGAGCGCCAGCGACTGCTGGGCAGTGGCCAGCCAGGCGGGCTCGATGTAGAGCGCCAGGATCAGGGTGGCGCCGGCATCCGGCTGCGGATCGTAGAAATGCGGCTCCCAGGCGTTGACCAGCACCGCCGTGCGATCGCTGAGCGGAACCCGCCGACCGTTAACGTTGAAGTAAGTGTCCTCGCCGGACACTTTGACCAGCACATGGCATTCGGAATGGGTATGGGTGACCAGCGAACGATCCATGTTCAGCAAGGCGACCCGGCCAAACCTGCCGTGGAAAACCCGTTGAGCAATCGACATCAGATTCCTCCGCTCGCTTGAAGCGATATCGTTATCGGCCTCAATGCATATCATCGGGGCGTCTATCTATTTCTCAAGCCCGTCGATCGGTCCATGGTTCAGCAACACTTGGCTGGCCACTATCGCGCGCGAATGACTGAGCGTCTACCTCGACTTTCGCAGCCCCCACGTTCGTCGGAAAAGCCGTTTTACAAGGCATGGCGCTCTTTCCCGTGATAAACGCGCAGGATATCGGCCACCACCGCCAGAGCGATTTCCGCCGGGGCCTTGCTGCCCAGATCGAGGCCGATGGGCATGTGTAAACGGGCGATCTGTTCATCCGTCAGACCACCGATGCGTTTCAGCCGCTCGGCACGCTTGGCCGACGTTGCCTGAGAGCCCATGGCGCCGATGTAAAACGCCGGGGTGTGCACCGCTTCCATCAGCGCCAGATCATCGATTCGCGGATCGTGAGTCAACGCCACCACCGCGGTCGCTGCGTGGCAACCTCGGGCGGCAATGAACATCGAGGGCAACACGCGTTGCATCTCCACGCCTTCGAGATGTACATGCAGCATCTCTTCCCGGGGGTCGCAGGCGATGACTTCGCAGCCGATGGCGCGGGCAAAACTGGCGCAAAATTCGGCGACCGGCGAGAGCCCCGCCAGAATCAGTCGTAACGCCGGGCCAACGCTGATACGCACCTTTTCGTCGACGACTTGCACCCGCTCGCTGCCGTGTCCGATGTCCGGGTCCAGGCGCAAGGCACCACTGCTCAGGTCGACGTGACGCAGCAGACGACGCTGACCCAGCAGCGCTGCTTGCAGACTCTCCAGGTGGGCGATCCATTCGAGACTGGCAGCGCGGTGCTCGACCAGCACGATCAGCACGCCGCCACAGGGCAATCGTAGACGGTGGCGTTGCTCGACGCTGTCGCCATAACTGACGATCTGCGCCGGTTCGCGTAATTCACCGCGCGTCAGGCTTTCGAGAAACTCCTCCTCGACGCAGCCACCCGACAGCGAGCCGACGTGTTCGCCTGTGCCATTGGTCACCAGCATCGCACCCGGCGCACGCGGCGCCGAGCCATAGGTGGAGAGCACTGTGCACAGCCACTGGGCCTGCCCTTCGCGAGCCCATTGCAGTGCCTGGTCGATCACCTGAACATCGAGATGACGCATGTTTTCTGTACCTCAAGCAAAGCGTGGTGCTGCATGCAGGGTTACGTTTACGGTAACCTGCGAGCAACCTTGTTCAATCGTTGATTCAACATGTCGCCACAACAATTTCTGCAACTTGGGCCGCTGCGCCTGGAATATCGCCAAATTCCTGCGGCTGACCCATCGCGACCGACGCTTGTGCTGTTGCACGAAGGCCTCGGCAGCGCCGATCAATGGAAAGACTTCCCCCAGCGCCTAGCCCAGGCCAGCGGTTACGGTGTAGTCACTTACAGCCGTCAGGGTTATGGGCAATCGAGCCCGGTAACCCTGCCGCGTCCGCTGAACTACCTGAGCAGCGACGGCCCTCGGGAACTGCGGCAATTGCTTGATGCCTTGCAACTGCCGCAAGTGGTCTTGCTCGGTCACAGTGACGGCGCATCCATCGTCCTTGCCTATGCCGCCACCAACGATCCACGCGTGTTGGGCAGCATCGCACTGGCGCCTCACGTGATTGTCGAGGTCGAGAGCCTCGATGGCATTCGCCATACCACCGAGGCCTGGCATCAGGGCGAATTGCGCGAGCGCCTGGCACGCCATCATGGGACCAATGTCGACGGCGCTTTCCACGGCTGGAGCGACAGCTGGCTACACCCCGACTTTTCCCTGGACGATCTCGAAGCGCAGTTGGCTTGTATCGAAAGGCCGCTGCTGGTCATTCAGGGTCGCGACGACCACTACGCCACGCCCGAGCAACTGGTGGTCATCCAGCGACAGGTCGCTGGACCGTGCCGCTGTGTGCTGCTGGATAACTGTCGGCACTTTCCCCAGACCGAAGCGCCCGAGCGGACTTTGCAGCTGATCGGCGAATTCCTGGAGCACCTCCCCGCCGTTATTTGAATTTGCCTTGGGTTTCTGGAATCACCACGCTGCCGATCAGGTAGATCACCGACAGACCGACGGCGAACATCGCCAGCACCATGGGGATCTGCGCCGGGCTGCCGCTGACCAGGGACACAAAGGTCGGCATGGTTCCGCCGAGGGCGAAACCGATGTTCCAGGACAATCCGGTGCCGCTGGCTCGCAGCTCGGTGGCAAAGCGTTCGTTGAGAAAGATCAGAATCGGCGCGATGATCGCCCCGCCCATGAAGCCTATGCCCATGCAATACAGCGCAGTGCGGGTCAGCGAACCCGGGTCGGCTACCCCAAGGAACATCATCGGCAGGCCCACCAGGTTGATCACACCCAGCAGCATGAAGGTCTTCTTGCGACCGATCAGGTCACTCAGGTAACCGAAGGCCAGTGCTCCGACAATGGTTGCCACCGACCCATACATGAGTAGCTGCGAAGTCTGCGTATGAGGCACTTTGGCGACCACATTGAGCAATGTCGGCAGATACCCGCAGGCCAGGTAATACGTGGCACCGCCGCCGAATGTAATCAGCAGATTGACCAGCATCACGGCGCGGTACTCGCGACCGAACAGACGCTTGAGTGGCGACACGACCACTACCGCCGGCCCCTTGGTTTTGCGGGCTTGTTGCAGTTGCCGCCAGACCGGGCTTTCATCCAGGTAACGGAACATCACCAGTCCGAAAAATGTGCTGAGCAGGCCGCAGAAGAACATGAAGCGCCAGCCCCAGACGTCAAATTCCTCCCCGGGAAAGATCTCAGACAACACCAGATAAGTGAATGACGCCAACAGCGCGCCCATGCCGGCACCAGCGCCACCGATCAACCCGGACATCAAGCCGCGATAGCGCGGCGAGATGGATTCGGTGCCGATGGTGTGAGTGGAGGCAACGATGCCGCCCACGAAAATGCCCTGAATCACCCGCAAGACCAAAAACAGTATCGGGGCCAATATGCCGACCTGATGAATGGTCGGCAACGCGCCAAACAGTGCCGTTGAAATACCGACGCCGACCATCGACACCATCAACGCACGCTTGCGGCCGTGTTTGTCGGCATACGCGCCGAAGATCGCCGAGCCCAGCGGACGCACCAGCAACGCCACGGCGAACGAGGCATATACCGCGGCCAGCGACAATGTCGGGGTGTCCGAGGGGAAGAACAGGCGGCCGATAATCGGTGCCACATAAAGCAGAATGAACAGGTCAAACAAATCCAGCGCCCAGCCGAATGTCGAGGCAAATGCCGCGAGCAAGGCCTTGCCCGGTGGAATCTGTGGTGTATCGCTAGCGGCGCTGGAGGGTGATGCAGTTATTGTTGTTGTCGTAGTCATGGTTGCCTCACACAAACGGTGATCGAACGTTCTGCATCCCGGTGCACGGGTTGCGAGTAATCAGCAGGTCAGCGGTGAAAGCTTGATGTGCCCTTTCAGTTGCATTGAAGGGGCGGCAGGCCCTGCTCCGTAAGGCGTACGCTGTTACCAACATACTCCCGGGCCCGCTCGCCAGTACGATTTACTCGCCGATAAACACGGCCGTACGCTTGCTGTGAAACGCTTCAACGCCTTCCTTGAAGTCCTTGGAGCTACGCAGACGGCTATAGCAGTGACCTTCCATTTCGATCGCGACGGTCAGCGGCGCATCTTCGTTGTCGTTGATCAGTTTTTTCGCCGTGCGCTGAGCCA
This region of Pseudomonas mandelii genomic DNA includes:
- a CDS encoding DUF6388 family protein, producing MIAKELRAELALKKFLDANLWIQLELSELNYSLAENCGLSPEEYRLKFLKEAFEAEADAHGCDCWDFILQWVAETKEELELMREERMKEIYGSSHLRV
- a CDS encoding ISL3-like element IS1411 family transposase is translated as MNNLTFSSPDLSSFCQLNNLGLTATGQHLCAERAVIECRLTKAPEPCPKCGAAGVSRGTVDRHLAHTPYGQRPTRLLLRIRRWRCACGCFWHEDTNSAAPPRSKLSYGAIRWALAAIVLDHLSVSRVASQLDVAWHTANNAIINEGRRLLFNDSTRFDGVTVLGVDEHVWRHTRCGDKYVTIVVDLTPVRNKNGPARLLDVLEGRSKQAFKQWLQSRPKSWRDQIESIAMDGFTGFKSAAQEALPQAQTVLDPFHVVRWASNMLDECRRRVQHDILGRRGRKNDPLYKSRRTLLTRISYLSDANKKQLFQLFADEHHLEVDCTWSMYQRVVSAYNEPDRKRGKKLMEEVINIITASDLPKALIEVKGLGETLKKYAESILAYFDRPGTSNGPTEAINGRLEHLRGTALGFRNLTNYIARCLLKSGGFRNQLHP
- a CDS encoding helix-turn-helix transcriptional regulator translates to MSIAQRVFHGRFGRVALLNMDRSLVTHTHSECHVLVKVSGEDTYFNVNGRRVPLSDRTAVLVNAWEPHFYDPQPDAGATLILALYIEPAWLATAQQSLALSGRPDFFAQSCIELSSRNRTLADILVAEAHGCGIVPKERMEFMLFDFLIELIEDFSSWRHLSLLGAPNSGEFRDARVRRGTAWLLEHLDDPTPIDNAARACGLSRAHFFALFKKDTGMTPTLLLNDARMRRAFTWLERERSGTLGLLSENLGFSEQGHFTRFFRQHIGASPSQYRRVVDCYATV
- a CDS encoding XdhC family protein, coding for MRHLDVQVIDQALQWAREGQAQWLCTVLSTYGSAPRAPGAMLVTNGTGEHVGSLSGGCVEEEFLESLTRGELREPAQIVSYGDSVEQRHRLRLPCGGVLIVLVEHRAASLEWIAHLESLQAALLGQRRLLRHVDLSSGALRLDPDIGHGSERVQVVDEKVRISVGPALRLILAGLSPVAEFCASFARAIGCEVIACDPREEMLHVHLEGVEMQRVLPSMFIAARGCHAATAVVALTHDPRIDDLALMEAVHTPAFYIGAMGSQATSAKRAERLKRIGGLTDEQIARLHMPIGLDLGSKAPAEIALAVVADILRVYHGKERHAL
- a CDS encoding alpha/beta fold hydrolase, whose amino-acid sequence is MSPQQFLQLGPLRLEYRQIPAADPSRPTLVLLHEGLGSADQWKDFPQRLAQASGYGVVTYSRQGYGQSSPVTLPRPLNYLSSDGPRELRQLLDALQLPQVVLLGHSDGASIVLAYAATNDPRVLGSIALAPHVIVEVESLDGIRHTTEAWHQGELRERLARHHGTNVDGAFHGWSDSWLHPDFSLDDLEAQLACIERPLLVIQGRDDHYATPEQLVVIQRQVAGPCRCVLLDNCRHFPQTEAPERTLQLIGEFLEHLPAVI
- a CDS encoding MFS transporter; translation: MTTTTTITASPSSAASDTPQIPPGKALLAAFASTFGWALDLFDLFILLYVAPIIGRLFFPSDTPTLSLAAVYASFAVALLVRPLGSAIFGAYADKHGRKRALMVSMVGVGISTALFGALPTIHQVGILAPILFLVLRVIQGIFVGGIVASTHTIGTESISPRYRGLMSGLIGGAGAGMGALLASFTYLVLSEIFPGEEFDVWGWRFMFFCGLLSTFFGLVMFRYLDESPVWRQLQQARKTKGPAVVVVSPLKRLFGREYRAVMLVNLLITFGGGATYYLACGYLPTLLNVVAKVPHTQTSQLLMYGSVATIVGALAFGYLSDLIGRKKTFMLLGVINLVGLPMMFLGVADPGSLTRTALYCMGIGFMGGAIIAPILIFLNERFATELRASGTGLSWNIGFALGGTMPTFVSLVSGSPAQIPMVLAMFAVGLSVIYLIGSVVIPETQGKFK